CGCGGCCGCGCCAAAAACGGATTACACCGTGCAGCTTGCTGACTTTGCTGTGTCCCTGCCTCCGACTCAGGTGATGGCCGGCACCCATACCTGGGAGGTGGTGAACGACGGCCGGCAGCCGCACTTCATGACAGTGGCCAAGCTGAAGTCCGGCGTGACTGCCGATGACGTGATGAAGATGATGGCTTCCGATGGACCACCGTCCGGACCTGCTCCGATGGAAGACAGCCCCGGTCTCGGCATGAACGTTCTCTCGCCGGGCAGAAGTGCCACCGTCACCATGACACTGACTCCTGGAACCTACTTCACCGCCTGCTTCGTGGCCGATCCAGTCACCCACAAGCCGCATGCCATGCTCGGTATGATTCGCTTCTTCACGGTGAAATGAGGCCGCCAGACTTCGAGCAGCTGAAGTGCAGCGTGAGGAGTGGCTCTGGAGGCTGACAAGAGGTGGCCTGGTCGTGAGCGGAGCTCAGAATGCCCCTGGTCTTCATAACGCGGGAGCCGAAGTCTCACTGTGCAAGCACCGTATACGTCAGCGTCACCATTGTGGAGGCGCCATGTTCCGATTTGCCGGCTTTGCCGTTTCGCTGCTGATTCTGTTCGCATCCGCTGTCGCGGCCGCACCGGGCCCCGACCGCGCGAGCCTGATCGACCAGTTCTTGCACACCCGGGTCGGCACCGTGTCACTCAAAGCCTTCAGCGGGCAGGTGCGCGAATTCACGCTGGAAGTGCACCGTATCCAGGCCGAGATTGCACCGGGCATCAAGGTGGAACAGTGGGCCTTTGGCTTTCCGGGACAGACCCCCAGCGTGCCCGGTCCGGAGATCCGCGTGAAGCAGGGTGACCTTGTGCGGATCACACTGCACAACACCCTCGACCAGCCGCACACTATTCACCTGCACGGCATCGTGTCGCTCGCACAGCGCATGGACGGACTTGATCCGGTCTTGCCGGGCCAGAGCTTCACCTATGAGTTCGTCGCAACAGATGCCGGCACCTTCGCGTATCACTGTCACTTCCAGACGAATCTGCACCTCGACATGGGGATGTACGGTGCCTTGATCGTCGAACCAAGTGATTCTGCCAGCGTGATCTGGACGAGCGAACACACCCTTATCCTCGACGAGTGGGACAGCCGCCAGGACCCTGAGAATCCGGTGCATCATGTGGTCCCGAATTATTTCCTCGTTAATGGCAGAGCCTCGCCACTGATCCCGGACCTGCCAATTCTGCCAGGCGACGTGAGTCTGCTGCGGCTCATCAACATGGGGTACGACGTTCATTCCATGCATCTGCACGGCGTGACCTTTCTTATCGTTGCTAAAGACGGGCATGATCTGCCCCAACCCTACAAGGCCGACACTCTTCTCATCGGGCCGGGCGAGCGTTATGACCTGCTTGTGAAAGGGCGTGACGGCAGATTCGTATTTCATGACCATATCGGGCGGCATGCCACCAACGACGGCGTCTATCCCGGCGGCATTCATTTTATGGTGGCTGGCGGTCCGGCCCTTGATGAACACGGGCACCCGGATGCGCACGCCGACGACCTGTCGCACGACATGGGAGGCATGGGCGAGAGGACGAACGTGACCAGACTGCCGCTTCTGGGCGGCGCAGACACCCCTACCATCCACGCGGCAGGCTTCAAGTTCACGCCGCAACTCCTGAGGGTCAAGCGTGGCACGGCCGTCACGTGGCATAACAGTGACATCGTGGCGCACAGCATCGTGCTGCGGGATGTGGACGGCAGCACGACGACTTACAGTCTGCCGCGCGGCGGCGACCTGAACGTGGTCTTCAGGAGGTCCGGCGTTTATACCTACCATTGTCTGCCTCACCCGTTCATGACCGGCTCCATCACCGTGGAATAAGGCGGGCTGAACAGTCGGATCAATCGCCTGCACGCCGTGGTCAGCCGTCAGTAAGCACGTTGCCGCTCAAGGGTCATGTGCAACCTGGGTGATGTGAACCCTGCCGGATGCTGCGGAGCACATTCGCATCATCCTCCGTTCCAGTCAGGATCAGGACGTCACCATCTCTGTGGACTGTCGTGTGTGAAAAACGTGGCAGTGGTGCAAAAGCAGTTGGACATCAAGCCTATTGAGGACTGGAGTCACCGCCTCCAAGCGGCTGGAGCAACTGTTCAGTCTGGTGACTTTGGCCTGGTGGCGCGCGGTCTGGTACCACAAAAAACCGATCTGGACGGGAGCGGTGACCCAGAGCCGGAGGGCCATGAGACTGGTGCGCTGCGGCTTGGAGCAACTGCGCCATGGGCTGCGGAGGATTCCAGAAAGGCCCGGAGAAACTCTGCGCGTCTTGATCAGGTCTTTCCCACACTGGGACAGTTAGGACCCCGAGTCGTCAGCTGGTGAGTCCAACCCCCAGGACCTGTCCGGGTCCGTTCTCCGGCTTCAGGTCAACGGGACCTTTAGAAGCAAGATCTCAACTCCCCAGCACAAGAAGTCCCTGTGAAACTCCCACTCCCAGCCCCCGGAACGACTTGTCCGGCAGGAACGCCAGCCAGCTTATGAAGCCACATGTGTCCCTGGCGCCACCTGTTGTCAGTTCCCGCTGATTACTCTGGTTCAGGCACTCTATTGAGCACGGCGCAGGCGGCAGACTCCTGGGCCGTGACACCCAGGTCACGGAAGTGTCCGATGGCTTCCTGTAATGCGGCGCGGGCCTCTTCGAAGCGCCCCATCAGGCTCAGGATCTCGCCGATCTCTGCCAGTCTACTGGCTGCGGCCAACACGTCGTTGCCCTGACGGGCCAGTTCCCTGGCTTCCCGCTTCAGGACAAGGGCCATGTTCAGGTTGTGCAACTGCTGATACACCTGTCCCAGGGTACTCGTGACGTTGGCCAGCGTGGTCCGTGCCTCCTGGAGTTGCGGCTGCTGCGGGGTAAGAAGGGGACGCATGAGCTCACGGGATGCCTGGAGGGCGGCGCGGGCGGACC
Above is a genomic segment from Deinococcus aerolatus containing:
- a CDS encoding multicopper oxidase family protein; the protein is MFRFAGFAVSLLILFASAVAAAPGPDRASLIDQFLHTRVGTVSLKAFSGQVREFTLEVHRIQAEIAPGIKVEQWAFGFPGQTPSVPGPEIRVKQGDLVRITLHNTLDQPHTIHLHGIVSLAQRMDGLDPVLPGQSFTYEFVATDAGTFAYHCHFQTNLHLDMGMYGALIVEPSDSASVIWTSEHTLILDEWDSRQDPENPVHHVVPNYFLVNGRASPLIPDLPILPGDVSLLRLINMGYDVHSMHLHGVTFLIVAKDGHDLPQPYKADTLLIGPGERYDLLVKGRDGRFVFHDHIGRHATNDGVYPGGIHFMVAGGPALDEHGHPDAHADDLSHDMGGMGERTNVTRLPLLGGADTPTIHAAGFKFTPQLLRVKRGTAVTWHNSDIVAHSIVLRDVDGSTTTYSLPRGGDLNVVFRRSGVYTYHCLPHPFMTGSITVE